The stretch of DNA CCGGAGGGCGTGTACCAGTACAGTGGCCGACGCCACCCCAGCCCCGGCCGCCGATACGCCAGGGCGGTGACGGCAGCGGCGGTGGTAGCGGTGGTGGTGGCCATGTCTACGCTAGGTTAATGTAATGTTTGGCTGAATTTCGCCGAAATTTGCTATGTTTGGCCGAAATTTAACTAGTTTTTATCATAACCTCGCCGAACGGTTCTTTTTTTTAATACGCGCCTGGGGACGGCCCTGGGGGCCGACGGCTGGGGACCGACTCGCTCCCAGGGCTATTTTTTGCGTCGGCTCACCCCGAGATGCCCTTAGTTGTACACACAGTATCCTAGGAAGAGGGAGGAGCTCAAAGGATAAAAATGATAAAGTCCTCGATGGCCACTAACAATCATCAGTCTTACAAAATTTTCCTTTTAGAAACCAAAAGTAGATTTTTTTTTTTTACAAATGCACGGCTTGAAAATTTCTGCAAAGTCAACCCGATGATCAACGACAAAAAAGCGACAAATTGATAAGTAACAAAGAATTTTTTTTTGAGGGATTGATAAGTAACAAAGAAATGGGCCTAACAGAAATAGGGAAGGCTAATTTGAAAGAAAACGAGCCCATAAACCGTCGAAGTCCAACTAAGAAAAATGGACCGAACAGCCAAAAATCAAAATGGGCCTAACTGAATAAAAAAAGTGAAAATTATCAGAgccaggtttcgatcctgtgacctgtgggttatgggcccatcACGCTTCCGCTGCGCCACTCTGATTGTCTTGTTCTACTTGCGATCCCTACTTTACTTATGATTTAAATCTACAAGATTAGCCGAGCTATGCATCTTGTAGTAATTTCTTTTTTTATGGAGTAGTATTTTTTCATTGTAGCACGTATATCTTCATGGCCATGCATGCCTCGATCGATCAGGATGAACGCTCGTAGGAATTGTATGTTACTTACACTTACCAGTAGCTTTGCTTGACCGCTTCATGCCTGCAACTGCATTGAGATGCACTCACAGCAAAGATTTTGAGTGTCAGACAGAGACGATTTCGAGCATTTGACTTGCAGCACTGGTTCAATGTCAGCATCGAGGGTCGTGATTACATTAGGTTAATCAAGATGTTCAGACCACCTTTTGACTTGACACACACTTTTTAAAATGTTTGCAAATAgtataaaatgttcatgattttagaaaatgttcaaaatCTGTAACaatgttcacgaatttgaaaaaaatcatgatttcagatatgttcacgagtttaaaaaaatgttcatgattatGAAAAATTGTTCACGATTTCACGAAAAAGAGAATGATACTGTATCTCGGCGATGCAGCAAAATATGGTTGTGACCATTGGAGATTATGAATTTTTTTCTCTCGTTGCAATGTACGGGCCGTTTTGCTAGTTGAACTAAAACCATGAACTATTTTGGAATGACGGGAGAACCAATTACCAGCAGGGCAAGATCTTGCCCGGCTAGCTCGTGAAGATGTAATTCACTCTCGCCGTTGGCCTCTCACCTCTCCTAGGTATCGCTCTCGGTGATCTCCGTCGGCTCAAGGCGGTGCTCCTTTTCTTATCCTTTGTGTGCTTTGTAGTCGCTGGAGTGGTGTGTTGGTGCCCGGCACCCTTGTATCTCGTCCTGGGTGTGTTTTGTGTGCGGTGTTGGATGGTGTGTATTTGTATCGTTCTCTCAGATGTACTGCGAtattgctttatatataaagcgggagGAAACCCTTTTTCGTAACCCATAGAGGAAGGACGCCTCCGCCCCCGTGGGGTAATTCACACCCCCAAAGGGGAGaaaggccgccgccgccgccgtggtgTGCTACGTAGGAGGTCAGCAGGAACTGAATGCTGCGCATACCGACTAAGCTTGTTCATGAAGTGAAACTCCTTCCTATTTCTTTTATGTTTTATTTGGGTGTGTTTGTATTGATGCCCCAACATACTATTTTATTATTTTGCTGCACTTGAACTTATTATATGGACATACtggttgctttatttataaacggaaatgttaacgcccacacgtgtgggcgttaccCAACTCGTCCACACGACTGGATTGTTGTTCACTGTCTTTTGCACGAATCTTGACACGAAAAGGTGGATTTGGTGTGCCATGTAGGACggggctggtgtgtgggcgttgGAGAGTTTGCCCACACGCCCGCACCACGCTGTTTGCCAGCTGCGTTGTGTGGGCGAACTGCTTTTCGCCCACACAACCACCACTTAGGTCATGCGCGTGTGGACGAACTGCTTTTCGCCCACACGACACTCCTATCTTGTGGATGGCAACTGCAGTTACGCGAACGTGACAACTCGGTACACACACATGGCAACTATAGTTACGCGAACGTGGCAACTCGGTACACACACATGGCAACTGTGATTCTTTGCTACACGGCAACTGCAGTTACGCAAACGTGGCAACTCGGTACACACACATGGCAACTATGATTCTTTGCTACACGGCAACTGCAGTTGCGCGTACGTGGCAACCAGATAAACACACATGGACACTGTGATTAACAATACATGGCAACTATGGTTGGACCACACGTGGCAACTaggtaaacacacatggcaactacTGTTTTGACCTTTTGTGACAAGTAGTTAATCACACACGGCAACTACAGTTTGATTACACGCGGCAACTACCATAAATTAGACATGGCAACTATAGTTAACCAAAACAGATAGAGTTGTCATGCTTTTACAACTACACTTGCCATCCCAGATAACTACATCTGCCAACCAGGATGGCAACTAAATCGTCATCCCGCGGGGTACCTAACGTAGTTGCGTCAGGATATGTGGGCATTTTTGCTTCGTGCCACACGCATGGGGTAGAGATGTGTAGTACTTGTTGGGCGTGTGGCACGAAGTACCcgcgcccacacgtgtgggcaaTTCTAATGTCTACCCACACACAGCCCGTGTGGGCTGCCTCCTGCTCACACCACACACGATGTATGGGCGCATGTCGTATATGCCACACGTGTGACAGTTATCGGCGTCCTTTATAAAGAGGGACAAAGCCTATTTCAAAAAAGTGAAGTGAAACCCTGCTTCCGATTCTGGAGTGATAAAGAATGATGGTTAGTTGAACTTATATTACAACTTGTCTTCCCGGAGGTGGTTTAGAATGACGATTCTATCTTTCGAGACAGTGTTGATCCCAAGCTTGTTTAGTTTTCGTATCTCGGGCTAGTAGGTTTTTGCCCCATAACGGTGTCCGAGAGCGAAACTTCACAACTGGTTTTTACTAGTGATGCCCCAACCCACAACACTCTTTCTTGTTTCTTTTTTTCTTCCCTTTTGTTTTTATGTCGCTTGTAACGCTAGTGCAGTTTAGCTCATCGCACACAGTCTAAACCCTGTATCACACACGCAGTTGCAAACCGTTGTCCCACGGTTGTGTGCGATAGATAGGTGCATCGCACACGCTACGGGATAACCGTGCGTGATAGGGTTCCATGATGCAGACAGTTCGGAAAAAAGCAATTAGTTGCAATGCCCGAACATATCACACACATAATTCCCGAGGTAAGTATTTGTGATGCATCCAACGTCCCAAATGTTCTGTCCGTGGACATCGTGAGGGATGATAGGCCTATCACACACGTTATACCATGTCGTAACATTTGCGATGCGCCCAACACATTGGAGACAGTTTGCCTTGCAACACGTGCGATAAGGGGCCTATCACACACACTCTACTCTTGCATGCCATTTGCGGTGTGACACACATTTAATAACAACAAAACATGAGCGGTGCTATACTTGTCGCACATGTTTTGTACAAGCTGAGCGTATTCGATAAGGGAGCCTATCACACACGCTCTTCAACAACGCACCATTTTCGATGTGTCTAGAGACAATGAAACATGTGTGCTACACAGGTTCATGGCAAACGTTTGGAGACAATGAAGCGCGTGTGTTAGGTGTTCATTGCAGACGTTTTGCTTTGTAAAACCGTGTGCAATGTGATGACCAATGCAGGGACGCGGTGTTTCTGCACCCAGGTCTAGATGCTCCCATCCGTGAACAGTAAAATCATTTGAAATAGTAGATAAAttcaaaaaatccaaaaaatatATATTTGGTGCAAGATGGACGAGTGCATGATGCACGTGCCAAATTTGGTGGAGTTTGAACATTCGAGCAGCTCGTGACAAAAAAGACAAAATTCGAGTCTGTGAGGAAGTTTGAAAAAACGCATTGTTCGTAGATGATTTTGTCTTTTTTGGCATGAGCTCCTCGAATGTCTTTTGCCCATGAAATTTTGCACGCACCTGGTGCACTCAAGCATCTTTCTTGCAAAAAAGTTTAGGAAGTTTctgaattttttgaattttttactATTTATTTTGATTTTATTGTTTGCTGGGTGTAGACGAGCCTAGGCACCGGTTTGAATATCTGCCAACGCAGCTGGTTTTTTCCTCATAAATTAATCTCTACAACTGAAAATCTCTagaatttgaatttgaaagtaggcaacCACATATTTCATATCCATCATATACACCCAAAACTGCATAGGTTCAACCACCATTGCATAATTCAAATCACACTAACATTTGTTCAAGCATTAGATAAGCACAAATTAAAACGCGAACCACAGTAGCATTAAAGATAGTGAAGAGAGATATGcaagagcatctacagccggactCCCTAAATTAACCGGGCGGACACAGGATCATTGACCGGACATGAGAGAGAAGGAAACAATTGATCCAACCAGACCCCTCAAAGCCTTCTTAAACGTCCGGGCTTTCCGTCACTCCTTGTATTGAGGACAAATCTGGGGACAATATGAGGAGTATGAGGAGTGTCCGGACATGTCCGGTCAGTGGTCCTGCATCTGTCACATATGATTTAGCCCAATATAGACCATCTTTTCTCTTTGTTTATTCTTTCTCTTTCCCCATCTCCACCAATCACATGACATGCATGCGACCGGACGTATTAGGAGAAAAGTGGGGGACATGTCTGTGGAATTGAAAATTTGACAGCGAAAGCGTGGACGTTTGAGGGACCGGATTAGGTGTATGCGGCTCTAGATGCTCTAAGACATTCAGGTTGTTGGGTGTGTTTGGTCTGTCTTGCTGATTGTTTTCAGGAGAATTTCTAGGACATTAGTTCAATGGAAAATCGTGTTATACGACATACAACATGCTCAGCTAGGGGAAATGCTGGCAAAAATAGATCAATTTACAGCAGAATCTTTGCATTCCGAGTCTGAGTGCATTAATCCCGTGCCGCACGTATTTGTGCAACTAGCGTGGAGCTAAGAATGCGACAACGATTACTTGTCAATTCATAGCTGAATTTTCCAAAGTGTTTGTCTCCGTTGACCGATCGATGACTTGAGCCGTTGGTTTCTAGCCATCCATGTGGccaggaagaagaagaagagatcCTAGCAGCCAATCAAAATCTTACCTTTACGAGCGGGCACAACACTTGTACTCGTACTCATCCTTGCTGTAAATGAAGCTATAAAGAGATCGAAAATCTAGTTTAAAACCTGGGCAGATATCATGGagctttcttcttcttcttcctcccttgcACGCACTTTGGCAGTTCATATTCTGTTCCCTGACATGCTCGGCCGCGATCCAAGGTACGTCGTATACGACTTACCACTCGAAGTAATCTCAGCTAGCTACGTAGGTACGTCCGGCTTCATAGCCGTACATGCATGTCTGCGTACTGATTACTGAATATAGTATTTATCATGCATTCATCTACACACTTACGGCCGAAATGAATGATGATGGATGAATCACGTATGTGTAGTTGCTCTGGAGGGAAGCCATAGACCAACGATTtctccaccgccgccgcggcccaATCCATCATGGAATCCAAAGCCGGAGCCAAAGCCGGTGCCCCTGCTGCCGCCTCCTAAAAGGCGGGCACCTCCACCACCGCTCAAGACGTCGGCACTTGTGCCGTCCCGCAAGACCCTGCAGATTGCTGCGAGCGCCCCTTATACTTGAACCTCCAATATGCCATTATGTACCATCGAGGAGGGTGTTGTGCTACGTGCTTGAATTGCAATGAAACTTAAGAAAGTTGTTTGCTTGTAGCAGGAAAATAAATGAAGGATTGAATAatatgctactccctccgtccataTAAGATGTTTTTGCAGTTCATTTTTaactgcaaaaacgtcttatattatggcagaatataagatgtttttgcaGTTCATTTTGAACTGCAAAAATgccttatattatgggacagaggtaGTATTGTGTTGTATGTTCCAATATATAACTTTTAATACAAATCTGACAACATAGCCAGTCACAAGCCCGGATAAAGGAATAGGATTGTCTTAGACTTGACGAGCCAATGACAAAACTCAGCAACTCTTATGAAGATGAAACCCAAGAGAACATAATTGTTGTATAAATCTGGCAACAATGGTGTGATTTGTGCGTGCAATTCTTATGTGGTCTTCTTTATCATTTTTTTCTCCAATATGCACGAGTATGCATATCAGATATTAAAGAAGAAAGACAAAGAAAGCCTGTGGTGGTGTCGTGACAAGATGCATCACACACCAACTGTGCACCTCACGGTCGCCACGGATCAAGCTCAAGAAGAAGGAAGAGCAGCGTGCCATCATCCTCCATGGTGGTGGTATGCATATCTTCGTGAAGAAGAATATCAACGAGAAGATCTATCAAGCAAGCCTTGGGCTcggtggtggcatgcaaatctttgtaCAAAGGGTTTGTTTCCACCTCCGGCGCCCACAAGTTCAACAAGTACCCAGCAAAGACATCCGGCAACGACAGATGGCCAAGACCGGGGAACGACCTCACCCGACAACGGCTGCCCCCAGCTGGCGTGCACTCAGCCAGCCTTCGACAGCAAGCTATTGTCTCACCCACGTGTAGCATAGCCGTTCTGCGCTCGCAGGACTCACGCGCCACGCGGCTGGTGGGAAGGACACAAGGGGTGATTCACTCACCCACGCCGCCGCATGGTGCACACCAGTGCCGAGATGTGTCACGCGTCCAGCAGGTGTCACCTAAGTCGATTTTGACAAGACATGGGTCCCTCCCGGACGACAAAAGGCAATGACACCTCATCACACATTTAAGGCATCTACCTACCTGGTCGGATCCAAATCACTTTCTTAGCTTCGAAGCCATCTGTGGTACCCCTTGGAGTATAAAAGGAGGGCTAAGCCAAGAGTTAAAGGGGGGTGAAAAAATTGGAAGAAAAAGGCAAATAGCGAAAAGGTTGGACACTTGGTAGAATGCCAGTAGGGATACACAACACTCCCCGTTCCCGGGAAGGTTTTGTAAGCTCTAATCCACCCATCAAACACACATAAAAACAGGAGTAGGCTATTATTATGCACCATGCGGCCCGAGCCTGGGTAAATCCCCGTGTCTATCGTGCAAGATTTGGTAGCGTAGGTCCGTGCCTTCGTGCCCCGATTCTGAACTATCAGAAGGACGTCTCTAGTCCACGATGTCACGCGTGTGTTCTACACACGGGCCCCAACATCTGGTGCACCAGGTAGGGGGGCGCTCATGCAGACATACATCAACAAAGCAGCCGGCGTATCTGTTGTCGCTAgtatcatcatcatcaaccttcttCATCGACAAGCGTGATGGCTAGGGTGCGGTTGCCCAAGATCATGGCTCCATACTCTGGGCGTCCCCAGCAAGTCCACCCCTGCCGGCGGAAGAATTTGCCGTGAAGCTAAGCTGATTTATGTGCCTGCATGGAAGGTTTGTCGATTGCCATCCAGATGAGTGACTTGCCAATCATGGTTGAGA from Triticum urartu cultivar G1812 chromosome 3, Tu2.1, whole genome shotgun sequence encodes:
- the LOC125547503 gene encoding uncharacterized proline-rich protein-like; translation: MELSSSSSSLARTLAVHILFPDMLGRDPRYVVYDLPLEVISASYVVALEGSHRPTISPPPPRPNPSWNPKPEPKPVPLLPPPKRRAPPPPLKTSALVPSRKTLQIAASAPYT